From the Cetobacterium ceti genome, one window contains:
- the gnd gene encoding phosphogluconate dehydrogenase (NAD(+)-dependent, decarboxylating) produces MRIGMIGLGKMGSKISEKLLLTGHQVLGYDTNKTLLKPIIDNGGVIADDFNVFVDTLNKLKIPVIWLMVPAGDITKNIIIELSSKLKPGSIVIDGGNSNYRDTMENYKILKEKDIHLLDVGTSGGIWGFERGFCFMAGGDIEPYNFISPVLKDLAAQGGYNYMGPSGSGHFVKMVHNGIEYALMEAYGEGFHLLENSKDYSLNLENIANLWQNGSIIESFLLGLTGNMFKKDPHLENIVGYVEDSGEGRWTVETSIDQRTPAPVITIALMERFRSRIKDSFKDKVIAGLRKEFGGHNVKRK; encoded by the coding sequence ATGCGTATTGGTATGATTGGTCTTGGAAAAATGGGTAGTAAAATTTCTGAAAAACTACTTTTAACAGGTCATCAAGTTTTAGGGTATGATACTAATAAAACCTTACTAAAACCTATTATTGATAATGGCGGTGTTATTGCAGATGATTTTAATGTTTTTGTAGATACTTTAAACAAATTAAAAATTCCTGTTATTTGGCTTATGGTTCCTGCTGGAGATATAACTAAAAATATCATAATTGAATTAAGTTCTAAATTAAAACCTGGTTCTATTGTTATAGATGGAGGAAATTCCAATTATAGAGATACTATGGAAAATTATAAAATTTTAAAAGAAAAGGATATTCACCTTTTAGATGTAGGAACTAGCGGTGGAATTTGGGGCTTTGAAAGAGGATTTTGTTTTATGGCTGGGGGAGATATTGAACCTTATAATTTTATAAGTCCCGTATTAAAAGATTTAGCTGCCCAAGGTGGTTATAACTACATGGGTCCTAGTGGTAGTGGTCATTTTGTTAAAATGGTTCACAATGGTATTGAATATGCTCTTATGGAAGCCTATGGAGAGGGATTCCATCTTTTGGAAAATTCCAAGGATTATTCTCTAAATTTAGAAAATATAGCCAATCTTTGGCAAAATGGAAGTATTATCGAATCCTTTCTTTTAGGACTTACTGGAAATATGTTTAAAAAGGATCCTCACCTAGAAAATATTGTTGGTTATGTGGAAGATTCTGGTGAAGGTCGTTGGACTGTGGAAACTAGCATTGACCAAAGAACCCCTGCTCCTGTTATTACCATTGCTCTTATGGAAAGATTCCGTTCTCGTATTAAGGATTCCTTCAAGGATAAGGTGATTGCTGGTCTTAGAAAAGAGTTTGGTGGTCATAATGTAAAAAGAAAATAG
- a CDS encoding MATE family efflux transporter — protein sequence MRNENLALEFEKRGVLGTILKFSIPSSIGAIIGMLCVLTDRYFIGQVAGRGGMSAIAIVFPYMMIINSVNFLFSGVAIISGVELGKGNRDRAEKVLGSSFLWILIVGVFLSGILYMFNDKILLLMGASSSNFQDAKDYTKFIIPITVFQIILGQSTLIRGIGDPITAMGVNIFTAFLNIILDYIFIFKLSMGILGASMATFIATALSAIYIVFYFIRSDVVKLRIENLKINFSILKEVFKIGSPRFYNQLLQSVLVIVTNKKAGIYGGDLATAAIGIISIVRGVINTSMQGFNQGTAAIISYNYGAKNYERLVEVLKVQLKTVITIALSMVIIMFLDAKTIVGVFVKNDMELINYTANAMKINLVMMCSTAIFLACNNFFQSMKENKIATRYFFIRIGVLNIPLVYILSYFIGANGVWMAFPVTDTIVALAILVSTYKRIKSFKVQ from the coding sequence TTGAGAAATGAAAATTTAGCTTTAGAATTTGAAAAGCGGGGAGTATTAGGGACAATTTTAAAATTTAGTATCCCTTCATCTATTGGGGCAATAATTGGAATGCTCTGTGTATTAACAGATAGATATTTCATAGGGCAAGTTGCAGGTCGTGGAGGAATGAGTGCAATTGCTATAGTGTTTCCATATATGATGATAATAAATAGTGTGAATTTTTTATTTTCAGGGGTAGCTATTATTTCAGGGGTAGAACTTGGTAAGGGAAATAGAGATAGGGCAGAAAAGGTTTTAGGAAGTAGTTTTTTATGGATACTTATTGTGGGAGTATTTCTTTCTGGGATTTTATATATGTTCAACGATAAAATTCTTCTTCTTATGGGAGCTAGTAGTAGTAATTTTCAAGATGCAAAGGATTATACAAAGTTTATAATACCTATAACAGTATTTCAAATAATTTTAGGTCAATCCACTCTTATAAGGGGAATAGGAGATCCAATAACTGCTATGGGTGTAAATATATTCACAGCATTTTTAAATATAATTTTAGATTATATATTTATCTTTAAACTATCCATGGGAATATTAGGAGCATCCATGGCAACCTTTATAGCTACGGCTTTAAGTGCTATCTATATAGTTTTTTATTTTATAAGATCAGATGTGGTTAAATTAAGAATAGAGAATTTAAAGATAAATTTTTCCATACTAAAAGAGGTTTTTAAAATAGGAAGTCCTAGATTTTATAATCAACTTCTTCAATCGGTATTAGTAATAGTAACTAATAAAAAAGCGGGAATATATGGAGGGGATTTAGCCACTGCTGCCATAGGGATAATATCCATAGTAAGAGGAGTTATAAATACCAGTATGCAAGGATTTAATCAGGGAACAGCTGCAATTATATCCTATAACTATGGGGCTAAAAATTATGAAAGATTAGTTGAAGTTTTAAAAGTGCAATTGAAAACAGTTATAACTATAGCTCTATCTATGGTTATTATTATGTTTTTAGATGCCAAAACCATAGTTGGAGTTTTTGTGAAAAATGATATGGAACTTATTAATTATACAGCAAATGCTATGAAAATAAACTTAGTAATGATGTGTTCTACTGCAATATTTTTAGCTTGTAATAATTTTTTCCAGTCTATGAAGGAGAATAAAATTGCAACTAGATATTTCTTTATAAGAATAGGAGTATTAAATATTCCATTGGTATATATTTTATCCTATTTTATAGGTGCTAATGGAGTTTGGATGGCCTTTCCTGTCACAGATACAATAGTTGCTCTAGCCATCCTAGTTTCCACATATAAAAGAATAAAAAGTTTTAAAGTTCAATAA
- the pgl gene encoding 6-phosphogluconolactonase, which yields MKIKNFKNVNAMFSQCVNVIRETLNKNTIISIGFSGGKTPIKLFKMLALAPFHWERIHIFLVDERNVPLNHMDSNYYNLKINLLDKIHIPKKNIHHIYYFENPKDSQTLYEKNLKEFFKKNISFDIIFLGMGSDGHTASLFSKEDLNKKEVVVTTSSPNHSHNRISLGIDTINNSKRNILLLTRDKIPTFENINSSNKPITYVKHLEVFIEL from the coding sequence ATGAAGATTAAAAACTTTAAAAATGTAAATGCTATGTTTTCCCAATGTGTCAATGTAATAAGGGAAACCCTAAATAAAAATACCATTATCTCCATAGGTTTTTCAGGAGGGAAAACTCCTATTAAACTTTTTAAAATGCTAGCTCTTGCCCCTTTTCACTGGGAAAGAATACATATATTTTTAGTTGATGAAAGAAATGTTCCCTTAAATCATATGGATAGTAATTATTATAATTTAAAAATAAATTTATTAGATAAAATACATATCCCTAAAAAAAATATTCATCATATTTATTACTTTGAAAATCCTAAGGATTCTCAAACTCTTTATGAGAAAAATTTAAAGGAGTTTTTTAAAAAAAATATCTCCTTTGATATTATTTTTCTAGGAATGGGTAGCGATGGCCATACAGCCTCTCTTTTTTCCAAGGAGGATTTAAATAAAAAGGAGGTTGTAGTAACAACCTCCTCTCCTAATCACTCCCATAATAGAATATCCCTAGGAATAGACACTATTAATAATTCTAAAAGAAATATTCTTCTTTTAACTAGGGATAAAATCCCAACCTTTGAAAATATCAATAGCTCAAATAAACCTATAACCTATGTGAAGCACTTAGAGGTATTTATTGAACTTTAA
- a CDS encoding GrdX family protein: MEYTIITNNPLVKENYSNVLFIEGSVKDVLISTRNSLHEGGKLLTHPLGASLRMLLSPYRSIVVSLEKSNIDLNHLDIIESSIIKYNQHMEVRKEDSTHGKDYSIIDLTLLDSACEELSRFS; encoded by the coding sequence ATGGAATACACCATAATCACCAACAATCCCCTTGTAAAAGAGAACTATTCTAATGTTCTTTTTATAGAGGGAAGTGTCAAAGATGTTTTAATTTCCACTAGAAACTCTCTACATGAAGGAGGCAAACTTCTTACCCATCCACTTGGTGCTAGTCTTAGGATGTTACTTTCTCCATACAGATCAATTGTTGTATCTTTGGAGAAGTCTAATATAGATTTAAATCATTTAGATATTATCGAAAGTAGCATTATTAAGTACAATCAGCATATGGAGGTGAGAAAAGAGGATTCAACTCACGGAAAGGATTATTCAATTATTGATTTAACCCTTTTAGATTCAGCTTGTGAAGAGCTTTCTAGATTTTCTTAA
- the grpE gene encoding nucleotide exchange factor GrpE, with product MDFQKELLKFKEKKFPEEMQENASERNSDSNDINQVENSLKIEIRKSSLILQNKLDNLQKEILNLNLENEELKKQIFRLNRELGKMNNLLFESIDIYMPLNILMKESRDKEIIQLMKKKLEGLLRKNNLEETAKIGEAFNHNYHEILNEELEKKENYIIKEIISQGYIKDGKTIRIAKVVVN from the coding sequence ATGGATTTTCAAAAAGAATTATTAAAGTTCAAAGAAAAAAAATTTCCAGAAGAAATGCAAGAGAATGCTAGCGAAAGAAATAGTGACTCAAATGACATCAATCAAGTAGAAAACTCATTAAAAATTGAAATAAGAAAAAGTAGTCTTATTTTGCAAAATAAATTGGATAATTTACAAAAAGAAATTTTAAATCTTAACTTAGAAAACGAAGAATTAAAAAAACAAATTTTCAGACTTAATAGAGAATTAGGAAAAATGAATAACTTATTATTTGAATCAATAGATATATATATGCCGCTTAATATTCTTATGAAAGAGAGTAGAGATAAAGAAATTATACAGCTTATGAAGAAAAAGCTTGAAGGACTTCTAAGAAAAAATAATCTAGAAGAAACAGCTAAAATTGGAGAAGCATTTAATCACAATTATCATGAAATATTAAATGAAGAATTAGAAAAAAAAGAAAACTATATTATAAAAGAGATTATTTCTCAAGGATATATAAAGGATGGGAAAACTATTAGGATAGCAAAAGTTGTAGTAAATTAA
- a CDS encoding alanine/glycine:cation symporter family protein, whose protein sequence is MEILESIVNFLNGILWGKNLLVYLLIGGGILFSIKTSFVQVRLFKHMIELLGEKSEKVDGNLSSFQAFCVSTATRVGAGNLVGVVSALSIGGAGAVFWMWVVALLGSATAFIETTLAMVYREKNENGEFIGGPAFYLKNGLNKKTLGFVFMGTGLICWAGVLQIVSNSVTESFKVAFNIDMKLMSIILVIISSLVIFGKKEKIAKVLDKIVPLMALLYLGAVFFIIFRNINLLPGVIKLIVSEAFGIKEGIGGAIGVVLMQGVKRGLFSNEAGTGSAPCAAASANVDHPVKQGLIQSLGVFVDTFVICTATAMVVLLTDGQIIKGLDGMELLQVAFNYHIGSMGKIFIAIILFLFSFSTLLGICFYGQVNVEFCSNKKIYKNLFKIFALSMIFLGGLHQNIFMWNLADLGLGLMTIVNFIGIVPLRNVALEELNNYEKIYLKKNIKNLKLFTK, encoded by the coding sequence ATGGAAATTTTAGAGAGTATTGTAAATTTTTTAAATGGAATTTTATGGGGAAAAAATCTATTGGTTTATTTACTTATTGGAGGAGGAATTTTATTTAGTATAAAAACTTCCTTTGTACAGGTGAGATTATTTAAGCATATGATAGAACTTCTAGGAGAAAAAAGTGAGAAGGTAGATGGAAATTTATCATCCTTTCAAGCTTTTTGTGTAAGTACAGCTACAAGAGTTGGAGCTGGGAATTTAGTAGGAGTTGTAAGTGCTCTTTCTATAGGAGGAGCAGGGGCTGTATTTTGGATGTGGGTAGTGGCACTTTTAGGTTCTGCCACAGCATTTATAGAAACCACCTTAGCAATGGTTTATAGAGAGAAAAATGAAAATGGAGAATTTATAGGTGGTCCAGCTTTTTATTTGAAAAATGGATTAAATAAAAAAACTTTAGGATTTGTTTTTATGGGGACAGGACTTATTTGTTGGGCAGGGGTACTACAAATAGTTTCAAACTCTGTAACTGAATCTTTTAAAGTTGCCTTTAATATAGATATGAAACTTATGAGTATAATATTAGTTATAATTTCATCTTTAGTTATATTTGGTAAAAAAGAAAAAATAGCCAAGGTTTTAGATAAAATAGTTCCCCTTATGGCACTTTTATACTTAGGTGCAGTATTTTTTATAATTTTTAGAAATATAAATTTACTACCAGGGGTTATTAAATTAATTGTAAGTGAAGCTTTTGGAATAAAAGAGGGAATAGGAGGAGCCATAGGAGTAGTTCTTATGCAGGGAGTAAAAAGAGGGCTTTTTTCCAATGAAGCGGGAACAGGAAGTGCACCCTGTGCAGCAGCTTCAGCTAATGTGGATCATCCTGTAAAACAAGGATTAATTCAATCCCTAGGAGTATTTGTAGATACTTTTGTAATATGTACAGCAACAGCTATGGTGGTTTTGTTAACTGATGGACAAATAATTAAAGGATTAGATGGAATGGAGCTTTTACAGGTGGCATTTAATTATCATATAGGGTCTATGGGGAAAATATTTATAGCTATAATTTTATTTTTATTTTCCTTTAGCACACTTTTAGGAATATGTTTTTATGGACAGGTAAATGTGGAGTTTTGTTCAAATAAAAAAATATACAAAAATTTATTTAAAATATTTGCTCTTTCAATGATATTTTTAGGTGGATTACATCAAAATATATTTATGTGGAATTTGGCAGATTTAGGATTAGGACTTATGACAATAGTTAATTTCATAGGAATAGTACCTCTTAGAAATGTAGCTTTAGAAGAATTGAATAATTATGAAAAAATTTATTTGAAAAAAAATATAAAAAATTTAAAACTTTTTACAAAGTAG
- a CDS encoding tetratricopeptide repeat protein, giving the protein MRNFYEILGINKDATFSDIKKAYNKLLRKYPPEKEAQKYKEIREAYDTLKDEKSRKNYDIYFSYGDEIKKIEENAKKNIENENYIQAEKDLKKILIIAEDIAHVREMLGEVLHIQKKYSESLIQFKRLTEEYPENADYYIKLGNVYKEKKQYSEAEKVYLKAYSIDFSNPSAINAIVYLYIDQDNTDKAIKFLEKEIYRDNSLDFDDFYSLTQLIECYVFKNDKHGVQKVIRDLKKIIPLDEDSKKYISWKLAKLGYQIHEIKLYDLASEVLRLSVDLDPTNPDIKKILDLSNLYSMTDIFMNDESLYGPIKGPILFYMHGTEQNKEQREENIKLIGLILDSTNLDILEQVKTSLEKIRLKYQPLYLEQKEIYDAIESDLKKQLLFVRELYKMIDNLRISNGLKQCICALVENNDKEFKNGSDSLNREYRKDIQNSIELIRTHYPKIYERFNPFFNNVRNILNMSSTTSNSSTTSNRGCYIATSIYGSYDCPEVWVLRRFRDDILSKRLYGCIFIKIYYLTSPTLVKWFGKMNWFKKIWRGFLDKMVIKLRKKGIKDTMYYD; this is encoded by the coding sequence ATGAGAAATTTTTATGAAATATTGGGAATTAATAAAGATGCTACATTTTCAGATATAAAAAAAGCATATAATAAACTTTTAAGAAAATATCCTCCTGAAAAGGAAGCTCAAAAATATAAAGAAATAAGAGAAGCTTACGATACTTTAAAAGATGAAAAAAGCAGGAAAAATTATGACATATATTTTTCTTATGGAGATGAAATAAAAAAAATTGAAGAAAATGCAAAAAAAAATATAGAAAATGAAAATTATATTCAAGCAGAAAAAGACCTAAAAAAAATATTGATTATAGCAGAGGATATTGCCCATGTTCGTGAAATGCTTGGAGAAGTGTTACATATACAAAAAAAATATTCAGAAAGTTTAATACAATTTAAAAGATTAACAGAGGAATATCCAGAAAATGCAGATTATTATATAAAATTAGGAAATGTATACAAAGAAAAAAAACAATATTCAGAAGCAGAAAAAGTTTATCTCAAAGCATATAGTATTGATTTCTCAAATCCTTCGGCAATAAACGCAATAGTTTATTTATATATTGACCAAGATAATACAGATAAGGCTATAAAATTTTTAGAAAAAGAAATTTACAGAGATAATTCTTTAGATTTTGATGATTTTTATTCATTGACACAATTGATAGAGTGCTATGTTTTTAAAAATGATAAACATGGAGTCCAAAAAGTTATTAGAGATCTAAAGAAAATTATACCTTTAGATGAAGATTCGAAAAAATATATTTCATGGAAATTAGCGAAATTAGGATATCAAATTCATGAAATTAAATTATATGATTTAGCTTCAGAAGTATTAAGATTATCTGTAGATTTAGATCCCACAAATCCAGATATAAAAAAAATTCTTGATTTGTCAAATTTATATAGTATGACAGATATTTTTATGAATGATGAATCTCTTTACGGACCTATAAAGGGACCAATATTATTTTATATGCATGGAACGGAGCAAAATAAAGAGCAAAGAGAAGAAAATATAAAATTGATTGGTTTGATATTAGATAGTACAAATCTTGATATTTTAGAACAAGTTAAAACTTCTCTTGAAAAAATTAGATTGAAATATCAGCCATTATATTTAGAGCAAAAAGAAATATATGATGCAATTGAAAGTGATTTAAAGAAACAATTGCTATTTGTAAGAGAATTATATAAAATGATTGATAATTTACGTATTTCAAATGGACTTAAGCAGTGTATTTGTGCTTTAGTAGAAAATAATGATAAAGAATTTAAAAATGGAAGTGATAGTCTAAATAGAGAATATAGAAAAGATATTCAAAATTCTATAGAGCTTATCCGAACTCATTATCCTAAAATATACGAACGCTTTAATCCATTTTTTAATAATGTAAGAAATATTTTAAATATGTCTTCCACAACTTCAAATTCTTCTACAACTTCAAATAGAGGATGTTATATTGCTACTTCTATATATGGTTCATATGATTGTCCAGAGGTTTGGGTACTTAGACGTTTTAGAGATGATATTCTTTCAAAGAGATTATATGGGTGTATTTTTATAAAAATATATTATTTAACAAGTCCTACATTAGTTAAATGGTTTGGAAAAATGAATTGGTTTAAAAAAATATGGAGAGGTTTTCTTGATAAAATGGTAATAAAATTAAGAAAAAAAGGGATAAAAGATACTATGTATTATGATTAA
- a CDS encoding Hsp70 family protein, translating to MGRIVGIDLGTTTSAISYLKNGKPEIISNLEGKRLTDSVVAVDKFGNIIVGELAKRVVGEKIEEVKRIMGTNRKITLGNKEFTSEEISAEILKKLKNDAEEYLGEEIYEAVITVPAMFTSAQKSATIKAGEMAGFKVERIISEPTAAAMAYGLENMDKNQKILVYDFGGGTFDVSILDLDEGILDVMATAGDNHLGGKNIDELLGKYILSELKRNDLTLRDIKIDVEEMKKDYSVLHVAELNIPSHKVIFDMERKRFEELISPLVEKSIKCIYDALSQAKLVVEDIGVVLLVGGTTRIPLIKNKLKELFGNKVKSFADPQEVVVLGAGVQAGIKSFEISSEEGLIVTDICNYSLGIGCVGVHQGMMMAGVYSVIIPKHSSLPSSKSEIYSTCSDNQTNVHIEVYQGEGQLVMENVLLAEFDIDGIPENKAGSEEIKITFGYSLNDILEVEAEIISTGNKKKIIIEMNDNNNMATKTNYKNSPYYSDYKMIIDMAEEKIKKVSEVNKIKISSILDEMKMNLMEENQEKLQKLDAALTDLLFEV from the coding sequence ATGGGGAGAATAGTAGGTATTGATTTAGGAACAACAACGTCAGCAATTAGTTATTTAAAAAATGGAAAACCAGAAATTATTTCTAATCTTGAAGGGAAAAGATTAACAGATTCTGTGGTAGCAGTAGATAAGTTTGGAAATATCATAGTAGGAGAACTTGCTAAAAGAGTGGTTGGAGAAAAAATTGAAGAAGTAAAGAGAATAATGGGGACAAATCGAAAAATAACTTTAGGAAATAAAGAATTTACTTCTGAAGAAATTTCAGCGGAAATTTTAAAAAAATTAAAGAATGATGCTGAAGAATATTTAGGCGAAGAAATTTATGAAGCTGTAATAACAGTACCCGCGATGTTTACTAGTGCACAAAAGTCTGCAACGATAAAAGCTGGAGAAATGGCAGGATTTAAAGTCGAAAGAATAATAAGTGAGCCTACGGCAGCCGCAATGGCATATGGACTTGAAAATATGGATAAGAATCAAAAAATACTTGTATACGATTTTGGTGGTGGAACATTTGATGTAAGTATTTTAGATTTAGATGAGGGAATTTTAGATGTTATGGCAACAGCTGGAGATAATCATTTGGGTGGAAAAAATATAGATGAACTTTTAGGAAAATATATTTTATCTGAATTGAAAAGAAATGATCTAACTTTGAGAGATATAAAAATAGATGTAGAAGAAATGAAAAAAGATTATTCTGTACTTCATGTTGCAGAATTAAATATTCCAAGTCATAAAGTAATTTTTGATATGGAAAGAAAAAGATTCGAAGAACTAATTTCACCACTAGTTGAGAAAAGTATAAAATGTATATATGATGCTTTATCACAAGCAAAACTTGTAGTTGAAGATATAGGAGTTGTTTTACTTGTAGGCGGGACAACGAGAATACCATTAATAAAAAACAAATTAAAAGAACTTTTTGGAAATAAAGTAAAAAGTTTTGCCGATCCCCAAGAAGTAGTTGTTTTAGGAGCAGGAGTACAAGCTGGAATTAAATCATTTGAAATTTCTTCAGAAGAGGGATTAATTGTAACAGATATATGTAATTATTCTTTGGGGATTGGTTGTGTAGGGGTTCATCAAGGAATGATGATGGCAGGTGTTTATTCTGTAATTATTCCTAAGCACTCAAGTCTTCCAAGCTCTAAGAGTGAAATCTATTCTACTTGTTCGGATAACCAGACCAATGTTCATATAGAAGTATATCAAGGCGAGGGACAATTAGTAATGGAAAATGTATTATTAGCTGAATTTGATATAGATGGAATACCTGAAAATAAAGCAGGATCAGAAGAAATAAAAATAACTTTTGGATACAGTTTGAATGATATTTTAGAAGTTGAAGCAGAAATTATTAGCACTGGAAATAAGAAAAAAATTATAATTGAAATGAATGATAATAATAATATGGCAACAAAAACTAATTATAAAAATTCACCATATTATTCGGATTATAAGATGATAATAGATATGGCAGAAGAAAAAATAAAAAAAGTTTCAGAAGTAAATAAAATTAAAATTTCTTCAATACTGGATGAGATGAAAATGAATTTAATGGAGGAGAATCAAGAAAAATTACAAAAGCTTGATGCAGCATTGACAGATCTATTATTTGAGGTGTAA
- the zwf gene encoding glucose-6-phosphate dehydrogenase: MSSISPFIFVIFGGDGNLSKKKLIPALYTLFKLQGLNEKSIILFHSLNPLEKIEMNNFIKNSLESFGTLQEEQYPLDRFLNKFINFSGDFNSPENFTHLNNLLCNIQDTLKEKWQIIFYLSIPPEFILPCLKIIEKIKYCENNEDKKLVIEKPFGNNLASAKFLNKELSKFFSEKEIYRIDHYLGKETVQNILFFRFGNSIFEPLWSREYVDHVEITISETIGIEKRGLFYEKNGILKDIIQNHALQLLALVAMEYPPNFQSDSIRDEKIKVFKSIKRFLTPEQIDENIILGQYDSGIVQGERVLSYREEENVESHSNTPTFFGGKFEIESWRWSGVPFYIRAGKRLKKKVTEIAIFFKNPPLNLFGKSCSQIAPNKIIFSIQPEEKIEIFVNMKYPGDKNYPHPIKLTFDYSSLENRLNLTAYERLILDIFKGDQSLFARQDGIELMWDIIDPLVSHFSNKFLDFPNYSSGTWGPKQRWNLYED; this comes from the coding sequence ATGAGTAGTATTTCCCCATTTATTTTTGTTATTTTTGGTGGAGATGGAAATCTCAGTAAGAAAAAATTGATTCCAGCTCTTTATACTCTTTTTAAACTTCAGGGATTAAATGAGAAATCCATAATTTTATTTCATAGTTTAAACCCCCTAGAAAAAATAGAAATGAATAATTTTATAAAAAATAGTCTTGAATCCTTTGGTACTCTCCAAGAGGAACAGTATCCTTTGGATAGATTTTTAAATAAATTTATTAATTTTTCTGGTGATTTTAATTCACCTGAAAACTTTACCCATCTCAATAATCTACTTTGTAATATTCAAGATACATTAAAAGAAAAATGGCAAATAATTTTTTATCTTTCCATTCCACCAGAGTTTATACTTCCATGTTTAAAAATAATTGAAAAAATTAAATATTGTGAAAATAACGAAGATAAAAAACTTGTTATAGAAAAACCCTTTGGAAACAATTTAGCCTCTGCTAAATTTCTAAATAAAGAGCTTTCTAAGTTTTTTTCTGAAAAGGAAATCTATAGAATAGATCACTATTTAGGAAAAGAAACTGTGCAAAATATTTTATTTTTTAGATTTGGAAACTCTATTTTTGAACCACTTTGGTCTAGGGAATATGTGGATCATGTGGAGATAACTATCAGCGAAACTATTGGAATTGAAAAACGAGGTCTTTTTTATGAAAAAAATGGAATTTTAAAGGATATTATTCAAAATCATGCCCTACAACTTTTGGCCCTAGTGGCCATGGAGTATCCTCCTAACTTCCAAAGTGATTCCATTAGAGATGAAAAAATAAAGGTTTTTAAAAGCATCAAAAGATTCTTAACACCTGAACAAATAGATGAAAATATAATTCTTGGTCAATATGATTCTGGTATTGTTCAAGGGGAAAGGGTTCTTTCCTATAGAGAGGAGGAAAATGTTGAAAGTCATTCTAATACACCTACCTTCTTTGGTGGAAAATTTGAAATTGAAAGTTGGCGTTGGTCTGGGGTTCCCTTCTATATAAGAGCGGGAAAACGATTAAAAAAGAAGGTCACTGAAATTGCTATTTTCTTCAAAAATCCTCCTTTAAATCTTTTTGGGAAAAGTTGTTCTCAAATTGCACCAAATAAAATTATTTTTTCCATTCAACCTGAGGAAAAAATTGAAATTTTTGTAAATATGAAATATCCTGGGGATAAAAATTATCCCCATCCAATAAAATTAACATTTGATTATTCCTCATTGGAAAATCGTCTTAATTTAACTGCCTATGAACGTTTAATTTTAGATATTTTTAAAGGGGATCAATCTCTTTTTGCAAGACAGGATGGAATTGAACTTATGTGGGATATTATAGATCCCCTTGTGTCCCATTTCTCCAATAAATTTTTAGATTTTCCAAATTATTCCAGTGGAACATGGGGTCCTAAACAAAGGTGGAATCTATATGAAGATTAA